In Gemmatimonadota bacterium, the DNA window GCCAAAGACGCGGTCGCTTTTTTCAGCTACAACATTCATTTCTGCGACCTGCTTTGTATAAACACCTGCGGGCTTTTCAATGAGTACATGCAACCCGCTGTTCATAGCCTGAATTGCCAGTGGCGGATGGAGGTAGTGCGGCGTGGCGACGATGACGGCATCGACGGTTCCAGAAGCCATGAGATCATCGGCACTGTCGAATGTGCGAATATTCTCGCCCAGGTTTTCGCGCGCCCACTTGATGCGGTCGGGATCTATGTCGCAGATGGCGGTTAGTTCGGCATTGGATACCTCGCCCGGGTGCAAATAAAGACTATGTCCACTGCCCATGTTGCCGATGCCGATAATGCCGATGCGTACTTTGTCCATAAAATTCTCCTGTTTTGGTTGGGGGTAGGGGGTTGTGCTGATCTTGTTTTGGGTGGATGTGGGGGCATCCTGAACATCCTTTCATCCTTACATCCTGATCCTGTTTTTTTCGATATAATTCCAATTAATATTCATGCCCAATCCCGGACGCTGGGGAACATGGACAAATCCCTGGTCATCCATGGGTTCGCCGTGTTCGTGCAGCCAGGGCGCCTGTTCATCGAAGTCGATGAAGGGGTGGAGGAGGCCGCGTTCGTAAAATTCGCCATTGGTCATGGCGCACAGGGCGTGCAGGTTGCCGGGACCGCCTCCGTGGATTTCGCAGCGCATGCCAAAGGATTCGCACAGGTGAACGGTTTTCATGAGGGGGGTCAAACCGCCCACGTCGCCGACGCCGCAGCGGGAAATATCGCACGCTCCGGCTTTGATCCATTCGGCGCGCACATACATTTTGCCTTCGCAGGTTTCGGGACCGCATATTGGTAAAGACGTTTGTTCACAAAGCCAGACATAGGACGACATGCTGTGTTCGTCCATGGGTTCTTCCATCCAGTAGTAGTCGAGTTTTTCGAGTCCTTTTGCCAGGGCAAGCGAGGCTTCGCGGTCATAATAGTGATAGGGGTCGAGCATGAGGGGTACGTCGGGGCCGACAGCTTCGCGCACGGCAGCGCAGGCTTCGAGGTCGCGTTTGACACTGGGGGCACCTTCGTAGGGGGGCTGCCAGGTGTGGAGTTTGAAGGCGGGGTACCCGCGTTTCATACACCATTCGGCAAAGCGGGCATAGTCTTCGGGCGTGGCCAAGCCGCCTTCGAGGTCGTCGCCGCACATGGTAGATGCATAGGCGGGTACTTTGTCGCGGTACCCGCCGAGCAATTTGTAAACGGGTTGATTGACGGCGCGTCCGGCGAGGTCCCAGAGGGCGAGGTCAACGGACATGATGACTTTATCTGTTATCGTGTCTGAGTTGATGCGCTGGCGGTGGTTGAGGTCGTGCCAGATTTGTTCGCGCATAAAGGGGTCTTTGCCAATGAGTTCTGGCTTGACCATGCTGTTGATCACCCGTGCATTTGCACCGAACCAGTATCCGGATACGTCTTCATCGGTTGAAATGATGAGCAGGGTTTGAACAGCTTCGCGTTCGGGTCCAGGATGCCCGTGTCCATCGCTGTCCTGTTCGGTGTTGGCGATATATTTGAATTGAATGGTTTCGACATCGGTGATTTTCAAGGGTAACTCCTTTCAATACAGCGGTCTATAACGTAGATCTCCGCCTTCTTCCTGTTGTTTTTTGTAATCGGCTTCAAGTGCCTCTCGCACCCAGTATTGCGGGGCAGAGACGTAGTTTGATTGGTGTTTCTGGTTGTCGATCCAGTGTTCGAGCAAGCGGGATTTGAGGTCGTGTTCAACATGGGCGAGGTGCGCGTCGTCCGCGCGGTTGACGAGTTCATCGGGATCGTTTTCGAGGTCGTAAAGTTCGGCAGATCCGTCGGCGTAGTGTGCGTATTTGTAGCTTTCGGTTCGCACCATAGCGCGACCGCCAATTTCGCAAAATGCGGCCTGTCGGATGGTCGCGGTGGGGTCTTTGAATAATCGGCGAATGTCCTCTCCCTGAAGTGTGCCGGGCGGTTCGGTATCGCAGGCGTGATAAAAGAGTGGGACGAGATCAATGATGCTGACAAGGCCCGGAGCGCGCTGATGGGCGGGGACATCGGGACCGCGAATGATGAGGGGCACGCGGGACATGCAGTCGTAAAAGAAGCCTTTGAAGGGGAGGCCGTGATCGCCCAGTGCGTCGCCGTGATCGCTGGTGAAGATGATGAGGGTGTCGTCGAGTACGCCATGGGCTTCAAGTGCGGCGATGATTTTGCCGATGCCTTCGTCAATCAGGCTGATGTTGGCGTAGTAGTGCTCGCGCCATTTGCGGTAGTGTTCTGGTGTGGCTTTTGAATAGTCCAGGCGAAACATGGAGTTGGACAGGCTACCGCGACCGCGGTCTCTTTGGGCAGGTGGTTTGTCGGCGAGTTCCTCCGGGGAACCGACGGGTTCAGGGATGGGCGCGTCGGCATACATAAGGGCCATGTCTTCTGGGGGGTCGTAGGGGTCGTGTGGTCCGGGAAAGCTGACCCATGTGGCAAAGGGGTCGCTCCCGTTTTGTTGGAGCCATTCGGCTGCCTGATCGCCGACAAAGCCATCGACGTGAAATTTGCGTTCGTGTGGTGTGATGGATGCGCCCATGTTTTCGTAATAACCCGGCAATGTGGTGGGGTGCGGTCGGTCAAGGCCATGTGCAGCGAGAAATTGTACGTGGTGGTCGGGCAGGTAAATGTGCCGTTTGTCTTCGGCCATGATGCGTTCGTCAAAGCCCTGGTGCGAGTCCCAAGGATGAAAGTGCATTTTGCCAATGGCCGCGGTGCGCCTTCCGGTCTGCGAAATGATGCGCGGCCAGGTTGGCACGTGATCGGGTAGCCAGTTGCCATTGCCGAGTACGCCTGTTACACTGGGGTACTGCCCGCTCATGATGGATGCACGACAAGGCACGCATACAGGGGAGGGGACGATGCAATGGTCAAATACCATGCCTTCGCGTGCAAGGCGGTCGAGGTTGGGGGTTTGCATAAAGTCGAGGCCGTAACAGGGCAGGCTGTCCCAGCGCTGTTGATCGGTGGTGATTAAAAGGAGGTTGCGAGCCATAAGGTGCTCCGGAATAAGGGTGAATTCAGGTGGATCAAAGGACGGGACAAGATAGGACGGGGAAACAGGTATGGCAAAGTATTTCTGTTGGTCAAGTTAAAAAGAGAGAGCGATTGTTTTGTATCTTACGAAGTAGGCTCTTATTTTTATGCATTGTGCTGTTGCATATCTCGTGGTCTAACACTATCTTGTGAGGCGATTTGTTTGCCTCGTTGAATTGTGCATGGAATTTTGGTTGGAAGGATTGCTATGGATGTGTTGCTGGATGATGTCAAATTGCCGTCGCATTTAGATCGTCTGACGGATACGGCTCTGGATCTCAGGCGTGTGCAGGGTATGGTGCGCGTTGGTCCCGATGTGTTATTTGTGATATTGAGTGGCTCCTTGTACAAGTTGACCGCTGAGAGAGCCGTGCTCGAGCCCGTGTTTGATTCGGTGACACGCATTTGGCCGGCCGATGAAAATTGTGCGCTGGTCGAATCTGAAGGCGCGCTATGGCGGGTTGATCTGGATGGTACAAAGGGGCGTTTGCTCACCATTCCCAAAGGGACGATTTCCTATGATGTCAAATGGGGAATACGGGGCTTGGTTGTAGGTGCGCTTGTGGATCGCCGCGAGTCTGTGGATCCCAAAGCACCTTATTTTTATCCCGCGTCCAGAGAAAAGGTCACGCTGTGTCGATATGCTTCAATTGAAGGGTGGCACGATCTTGCCGATGTGCCAGAAGGATGCGGGAACTTGAGCATGTGTCGGTATGGCCGTCGGATCGCGTGGCGAGAATCCCTCAATGTGATTCCAGAAGAAGCGCAGCGGGGAGAGTTTTACGGATTTGATTTGAATACAAATGAGGTGCGAAAGTTGACTGAGGGTGCGGGCAAAGTCGGCCGTGTGGTGATGGCTTCGGATGGCTCTGCGTTGCTTTACGAAGCGAATCACGAGGCGGCGTATCCCATTACGACACATACGGATTTGTGGTGGTTGTCATGGGATGGCAGCGAACGAGTGAATCTCACAGAGGGGGGGCGCTGTATTGCGCGCTTTGGCTGGGGACCTCGCGACAAAACTGCCTGGGTGTCGTTTGTGGAGGGTTTGCAAACGCAGACGGAAGTACTGGCTCTGGATGGAACGCCAGAAGGGACATTTGGCGATCTGGACGCAGTATCAGATATTGTGTGGATGCCCGATGGTCTGGCTATTTTTGAAACCGAGGATGCGGAGAGATTCCCCGCAATTTGGACGGGAATGCGCAGGGTGCCCTTGCCCCAGCCTGAGAATTACGAGGATCTGCGCGTTTTAGAAATGGAATGGGAAGCCCCCGATGGCATGGAGATTGAAGGCGTGCTCTACGAAGCAGATAGACTTAGAGGCTCTGCCCCGTTGCTGGTTTCGGCACACGGGGGGCCTGCCGCTCCGGTGGAGAATGTGCGGAGCGAGGTGGTTCGATATCGCCATTTGTTGCGGGCAGGCTACCGGGTTTTTCGTCCGGCATTTCGAGGTTCTCTGGGTTTTGGGGACGATTTCGCGCGGAGCAATATCGGATGCCAGGGGCGGGCCGATCTCGAGGATATTGTTTCGGGTATTGATTTTTTGATTGAAGAGGGGCTTGCATTAAAAAATCGGGTGGGTATTTTCGGTGGGTCTTACGGGGGATATATGACTTTGCGGGCGCTGGCTGTGACGGATCGGTTTCAGGCTGGCGTTGCGCTTTTCGGCTTTATCGACAACAGGCGGATGACTCTGGAGACGGGTGATTTTACGTATGAGACAGAGTATTTGGAACCGCTGTCGTGGCCAATTACAGAGCGTACGCGCGGGGGCGATGTGTTTCCCAATTTAGGCGCAATTCGCACGCCGCTACTGTTGTTGCACGGCGATCAGGACCCGATTTGTCCGCTGTCAGAATCCAAAGTCACCTGTCGTGCGCTGGAATCACTGGGGGTGCCAGTGGGCCTGGTGGTGTATCCGGGCGAGGGCCACGGGTTTCGGAAAGAGAAAAACCGCCGCGATAGTGCGCGGCGAACGCTGGCCTGGTTTTTGAACTATTTGCCGCCGTAAGGATAATGGTCGTAGTTCGTCATGTCATAAGGCTGGGGTGAGATTGCCCAACTGACGCCGAGTTCTGAGAAGAGTTTGCCCGTGCGAAAACTCTGGTCTAACAGGTCGTCGAGACCCTTGATGATGTGGAAGGTTGCGCCGTCGCGTTTGACGACTTCGATTTCACTGTGATCGACTGTGGCGATATTCGGACAACTTTCGTGTGCGCCATTGACACACAGGGTTTGTGCGCGTGCAACTTCTGGCGGACACAGGGGCGTGGCGTTGTTTTGCAGTACGTCTATGGCGTTGTGAAACGGGCCGTGGTGGTCGCGCAAGTTGTGCTCTTCAAAGGTTTCTGTGCTGCCGTCATTGTAGCGAATGATTGAACCTGGTCGGCTCCATTCGACTGTTCCATGTTCGCACTGGAGTTGCATGAGGGGACCGAAATTTTCGCGGGTGGAATGGGATAGGCCGATGAGGACGTCAACGCCATTTGCGACAATGCGGAGTACGGCTGTGTCGAGTGTCTGGATATCGCGTGCTCGGTAGAGTTCGGCCTGTACAGTTTCGGGTATGGCCGATTCGTGATGGGTTGCGCCGCACAGGTACATCGCATTGTTGAGGTCGTGTGCCATGGCGTTGTTAATCGGGCTGTCGAGAACACAGGTGTCGTCGTCGAGTGTGAGCCGACCGGCCCAGGTGTTGCGGCTGTAATATAGGTTGTTGCGCGGCCATCCGCCTTTGATGCGAATCGCATGCAACTTGCCCAGCCGACCGTCCAATAAGCGGGTTTTGATGGTCTGAATGCTTGGAGCGTAGATCGATTGATATCCGATGAGCGCGATTTTGCCCGTTTTGTTTTTTATATTTATCAAGTGGTTGGCGTCCTGTACTGTGGCTGATAGTGGTTTTTCACAGATAACATTGAATCCCGCTTCGAGCGCTGCAACGGAATAAGGGACGTGATAGTGAATGCCAATGGGTAGAGTGACGTAGTCCATGCCTCCTGCGCTGAGGAGGTCGTCAAATGTGTCGTAAACGCGAACATTGCGGGTTTTAAATTCGGCGAGTTTTTCGGGGTGGTTTTCCGGATCAATGACAACAGCGGCATTGAGGCGCGCGCGTCCTTTTCGTTCGAGTGCTTCGACAGAGCGTACGTGCGTTTGGCCAAAACCGCCAATGCCAACAATGCCAAATTTTACGGGGTTCATAAATTGCTCCTTTGTGAGAGAATAATAAAGAAAACAAAAGCTATTGCACGAGCAACTGAAATTAGTGGATACTAACATTGCAAAACACTGGATTGCGGCTAAAAACATGCCGCAATGACAATCGCTATTTCTATCTTCACGCCTGCATGGTTTAAGCAGGCGTCCAGGATGGGATGCTTTTAATTCTTGTCAAATTGCGGGGTAATATGATGAAAGACATTTTATCTGTTGGGCTGATTGGTGCAGGTTCGAATGCGGGAGGACATGCGCGCGGTATTGCGGCGAATGAAAATATCCGTCTGGCGGCGGTTATGGATATTGACCGCAGTCGGGCAGAGGCTCTTGCGACTGAGCACAAAGCCCGCGCTTATGGGGTGTTGGATGATTTGTTGAATGATCCCGAAGTGGATGCCGTGCATGTGTGTTCGATTCACAAAGTACACGCCGAGCAGGTGGTTGCCGCTGCGCGTGCTGGAAAACATGTGCTGGTTGAAAAGCCAATGGCGCTGTCTGTGGCCGAATGCGATCGCATGATTGCTGCGTGTGAGGATGCCGGTGTGGTGCTGATGGTGGGGCAGGTGATGCGGCACTTTCCAGTGAATTTAAAGGTGAAGGCGCTGATTCAGGAGGGTGCGATTGGCGAGGTCGGGCACATGATCCGCAGGCGATACGGCAATTTTGATCCGCCTGACCGATCGTGGTATCTCGATTTGGAATTGGGCGGTGTTTGTGTTTTGTATTGTTTTGGTCCGCACGAGTACGATATTTTACCCTGGTATATCGATTCCCCCGTGGTTAAGGTATATTCGCAAGGCAGTGAAAGCGCAGAGCGATACGCAGGGCAAAAGGATTCTTATTCGACGATTATGAATCACAAAGATGGCACGGTAAGTGTGCTGACGCAAACTGTGGTGACGCATACTGGCGCACACGATACGTATATTATGGGTAGTGAGGGATCTATTTGGATGACCAATCAGAAATTGATGGTCAATGGCAAAGAAGTGCCCGTAGATGTGACATCGCGGGTAGGGATGCCCAGTCAGATTGCCGAATTTGTAGATTGTTGTCTCAATGGAAAAGTGCCCGATGCCAATGGCAGGTCTGTGCGGCATACGATGGCTGTGATTGAGGCGGTGAAGCTCAGTGCCGAGAGTGGTGAACCGGTGATGGTCAATGGAGAGGATGTATGAACCAACCCAATGTAATCGTTATTATGAGCGATCAGATGAAGGCAACGGCGAGCCATTTATACGGCAGTGCGTTTTGTCAGACACCGTCGTTGGAGCGGATGGCGAATGAAGGGGTGTTGTTCAAACACGCTGTTACGCCGCATCCGCTGTGTGTGCCGTGCCGCATTTCGTTTTGGACCTCCCAGTTTCCTCATTCGCACGGTGGGCGGCGAAATCAGACGCTGATGCCTGGGGATGCGACGCATGCGTTTAAGCTGTGGAAAGCTGCGGGATATCGGTGTGGACTGATTGGGAAAAATCACTGTTTTGAGGAACAAAGCGATCTCGATTTGTTCGATGTGTGGTGTGAGATCGGACATGGAGGATTGCCCAGAGGCTCCGCGACAAAGGGAATGGATTGGTTTCGGTCCCGTGAGTCGATCAATGCGGCACATGCGGTGAGAAGGAATTTGCCGGATATTAGTCCGCAATTTTCCTATGGGGTTAGCGATTTTCCGCTGGAGGATTATTCGACCGGGTTGGTGGCGGGACAGACCGTGCGGTTTTTGGAGCAATTTGGCAATGATCCATTCGCGCTGTGGGTTTCCATTCCCGATCCTCATACGCCGTATGAATGTCCCGAGCGGTATGCGATTGCACTCGATGATGTGGTGATGCCACCCTGGCGAGCGGATGAGTATAGCGATGGTACAGCGCCCGAACGCAATCGGGTCTTGCATGCGATGATTGGGGTGGAAGATGATCCGATTGAAGACGTAAAGGGATGCGTGGGCGTGTATCACGGAATGGTGCGTTTTTTGGATGATGGCGTGGGGCAGATTTTAGATGCGCTGGACAGGCTCAATTTGCGCGAGAATACGGTTGTGGTTTTCTGTGCAGATCACGGCGATTTTTCGGGTGAGCACGCGCAGATCGCCAAAGGAGGTGCGTTTTACGATTGTTTGACGCGCGTGCCGCTTATCGTGTCGTGTCCGGGACAGATCCCGCAGGGCGTGGTGGATGAGAGTTGTGTCAATTTGATCGATATTGTGCCGACGGTTTTGCAATTGCAGGGGCACGATGTGCCGCGTTCTATGTACGGGGAGGGATTGCCCACGGTTACGGATACAGCGCCGAGAGATGCGGCTTTTTCAGAATACGGCGCAGGAGGACCGGCATTTACTATGGCAGATTTAGAGCAGCTTGAGAAGCCATGGGGAAGGCGGGCTATTGGGCAGTCTTTGCAATGGCGCGAAGCTGAGGGCCGCCGCAAGATGGTGCGTACTGCCGAATGGAAGTACGTGCATGATCCTATGGGGGATCGGGATGAGTTGTACGATCTGGTGAACGATCCCTGGGAATTGTACAATGTGATAGATAATGCCGATCACCGCGATGTTATCGCAGATTTGCAATTAAAATTGGCGGATTGGAGTATTCGCACAGAGGATGCGAGACCCGTTCCAATGCCAGAGTGAGGGATATAAATATGAGCCAACCACATCCGGAGATACAGAAATTCGTGCAGACATTTGAAAACGCAATGCACGAGGATGGTCTGACGGATTTGCACAGCGAAGGGGTGGCAGCTGCAAGGGCTTTTAACGATTCGCGCAAAATGCCAGATGATATGCTGCCGCCTATTTATCATGTGGAAGATAGCGCGATATCGAGTGAAACGGGGGAGATTCCCATTCGCATTTATCGCCCCAATGAGTATCGAGGGTTGCCGCTTCTCATGTGGTTTCACGGCGGGGGATGGGTGCTGGGCGATCTCGATACTGGGGAGTTTAAATGCAGAAAACTCGCGCATGATGTAGGGTGTGTTGTCGTTTCAGTTGACTACCGCCGCGCGCCAGAAACGCCTTTCCCCGGTGCAATTGACGATTGTTTTGCCGCTACGTTATGGGCGGCATCTTCAGCGGATGAATTGGGGATTGATTCTTCCCACATTGCCGTGGCTGGCGATAGTGCCGGGGGCAATCTGGCTGCCTGTGTCGCCCTTCGCGCCCGAGATGCGGGATTAAATCTCGTTTTTCAATTGCTCGTTTATCCCGTTATTGAGGCAAATTTTGATCGTGCCTCTTATTCTGAAAATGCCGAAGGGTATTTGCTTACGGCCAGTGCGATGAAGTGGTTCTGGGATTGTTATGTTCCCAATATCGCAGACCGCAATCATCCCGATGTCGCGCCCATTTGCGCTTCTGATATGTCTGGCTTGCCGCCCGCGCTGGTTATGACCGCTGAATTTGA includes these proteins:
- a CDS encoding enolase, which gives rise to MKITDVETIQFKYIANTEQDSDGHGHPGPEREAVQTLLIISTDEDVSGYWFGANARVINSMVKPELIGKDPFMREQIWHDLNHRQRINSDTITDKVIMSVDLALWDLAGRAVNQPVYKLLGGYRDKVPAYASTMCGDDLEGGLATPEDYARFAEWCMKRGYPAFKLHTWQPPYEGAPSVKRDLEACAAVREAVGPDVPLMLDPYHYYDREASLALAKGLEKLDYYWMEEPMDEHSMSSYVWLCEQTSLPICGPETCEGKMYVRAEWIKAGACDISRCGVGDVGGLTPLMKTVHLCESFGMRCEIHGGGPGNLHALCAMTNGEFYERGLLHPFIDFDEQAPWLHEHGEPMDDQGFVHVPQRPGLGMNINWNYIEKNRIRM
- a CDS encoding sulfatase-like hydrolase/transferase produces the protein MARNLLLITTDQQRWDSLPCYGLDFMQTPNLDRLAREGMVFDHCIVPSPVCVPCRASIMSGQYPSVTGVLGNGNWLPDHVPTWPRIISQTGRRTAAIGKMHFHPWDSHQGFDERIMAEDKRHIYLPDHHVQFLAAHGLDRPHPTTLPGYYENMGASITPHERKFHVDGFVGDQAAEWLQQNGSDPFATWVSFPGPHDPYDPPEDMALMYADAPIPEPVGSPEELADKPPAQRDRGRGSLSNSMFRLDYSKATPEHYRKWREHYYANISLIDEGIGKIIAALEAHGVLDDTLIIFTSDHGDALGDHGLPFKGFFYDCMSRVPLIIRGPDVPAHQRAPGLVSIIDLVPLFYHACDTEPPGTLQGEDIRRLFKDPTATIRQAAFCEIGGRAMVRTESYKYAHYADGSAELYDLENDPDELVNRADDAHLAHVEHDLKSRLLEHWIDNQKHQSNYVSAPQYWVREALEADYKKQQEEGGDLRYRPLY
- a CDS encoding S9 family peptidase; amino-acid sequence: MDVLLDDVKLPSHLDRLTDTALDLRRVQGMVRVGPDVLFVILSGSLYKLTAERAVLEPVFDSVTRIWPADENCALVESEGALWRVDLDGTKGRLLTIPKGTISYDVKWGIRGLVVGALVDRRESVDPKAPYFYPASREKVTLCRYASIEGWHDLADVPEGCGNLSMCRYGRRIAWRESLNVIPEEAQRGEFYGFDLNTNEVRKLTEGAGKVGRVVMASDGSALLYEANHEAAYPITTHTDLWWLSWDGSERVNLTEGGRCIARFGWGPRDKTAWVSFVEGLQTQTEVLALDGTPEGTFGDLDAVSDIVWMPDGLAIFETEDAERFPAIWTGMRRVPLPQPENYEDLRVLEMEWEAPDGMEIEGVLYEADRLRGSAPLLVSAHGGPAAPVENVRSEVVRYRHLLRAGYRVFRPAFRGSLGFGDDFARSNIGCQGRADLEDIVSGIDFLIEEGLALKNRVGIFGGSYGGYMTLRALAVTDRFQAGVALFGFIDNRRMTLETGDFTYETEYLEPLSWPITERTRGGDVFPNLGAIRTPLLLLHGDQDPICPLSESKVTCRALESLGVPVGLVVYPGEGHGFRKEKNRRDSARRTLAWFLNYLPP
- a CDS encoding Gfo/Idh/MocA family oxidoreductase, which gives rise to MFLAAIQCFAMLVSTNFSCSCNSFCFLYYSLTKEQFMNPVKFGIVGIGGFGQTHVRSVEALERKGRARLNAAVVIDPENHPEKLAEFKTRNVRVYDTFDDLLSAGGMDYVTLPIGIHYHVPYSVAALEAGFNVICEKPLSATVQDANHLINIKNKTGKIALIGYQSIYAPSIQTIKTRLLDGRLGKLHAIRIKGGWPRNNLYYSRNTWAGRLTLDDDTCVLDSPINNAMAHDLNNAMYLCGATHHESAIPETVQAELYRARDIQTLDTAVLRIVANGVDVLIGLSHSTRENFGPLMQLQCEHGTVEWSRPGSIIRYNDGSTETFEEHNLRDHHGPFHNAIDVLQNNATPLCPPEVARAQTLCVNGAHESCPNIATVDHSEIEVVKRDGATFHIIKGLDDLLDQSFRTGKLFSELGVSWAISPQPYDMTNYDHYPYGGK
- a CDS encoding Gfo/Idh/MocA family oxidoreductase, with amino-acid sequence MLLILVKLRGNMMKDILSVGLIGAGSNAGGHARGIAANENIRLAAVMDIDRSRAEALATEHKARAYGVLDDLLNDPEVDAVHVCSIHKVHAEQVVAAARAGKHVLVEKPMALSVAECDRMIAACEDAGVVLMVGQVMRHFPVNLKVKALIQEGAIGEVGHMIRRRYGNFDPPDRSWYLDLELGGVCVLYCFGPHEYDILPWYIDSPVVKVYSQGSESAERYAGQKDSYSTIMNHKDGTVSVLTQTVVTHTGAHDTYIMGSEGSIWMTNQKLMVNGKEVPVDVTSRVGMPSQIAEFVDCCLNGKVPDANGRSVRHTMAVIEAVKLSAESGEPVMVNGEDV
- a CDS encoding sulfatase-like hydrolase/transferase — translated: MNQPNVIVIMSDQMKATASHLYGSAFCQTPSLERMANEGVLFKHAVTPHPLCVPCRISFWTSQFPHSHGGRRNQTLMPGDATHAFKLWKAAGYRCGLIGKNHCFEEQSDLDLFDVWCEIGHGGLPRGSATKGMDWFRSRESINAAHAVRRNLPDISPQFSYGVSDFPLEDYSTGLVAGQTVRFLEQFGNDPFALWVSIPDPHTPYECPERYAIALDDVVMPPWRADEYSDGTAPERNRVLHAMIGVEDDPIEDVKGCVGVYHGMVRFLDDGVGQILDALDRLNLRENTVVVFCADHGDFSGEHAQIAKGGAFYDCLTRVPLIVSCPGQIPQGVVDESCVNLIDIVPTVLQLQGHDVPRSMYGEGLPTVTDTAPRDAAFSEYGAGGPAFTMADLEQLEKPWGRRAIGQSLQWREAEGRRKMVRTAEWKYVHDPMGDRDELYDLVNDPWELYNVIDNADHRDVIADLQLKLADWSIRTEDARPVPMPE
- a CDS encoding alpha/beta hydrolase, translated to MSQPHPEIQKFVQTFENAMHEDGLTDLHSEGVAAARAFNDSRKMPDDMLPPIYHVEDSAISSETGEIPIRIYRPNEYRGLPLLMWFHGGGWVLGDLDTGEFKCRKLAHDVGCVVVSVDYRRAPETPFPGAIDDCFAATLWAASSADELGIDSSHIAVAGDSAGGNLAACVALRARDAGLNLVFQLLVYPVIEANFDRASYSENAEGYLLTASAMKWFWDCYVPNIADRNHPDVAPICASDMSGLPPALVMTAEFDPLRDEAEDYGHALKAAGIDTVTRRYIGMTHAFYMLPTENPVNEIAAATNESIEALRWAFDNCEHQ